The following proteins come from a genomic window of Trifolium pratense cultivar HEN17-A07 linkage group LG4, ARS_RC_1.1, whole genome shotgun sequence:
- the LOC123923540 gene encoding protein DETOXIFICATION 53 — protein sequence MCNGAESRGNINGEVVTSKVENYHEERMQNIEADERECNSCDRGLNILQRIHHHLNSLLPTISLSEVKEELQSLAKIACPITMTSLMMYSRSAISMLFLGRQGRAELAGGCLALGFANITANSVLKGLTMGMDPICCQAYGAKRWSVLNQTFFRTVCLLLLVTIPISLLWLNMEPLLHLLGQDPSVTKVAQIYMLYSIPELLAQSFLNPLRTFLRTQGLTTPVTMAASMGALLHLPINYFLAIHLKLGVKGIALATGMNSINITLGMLVYVVFSKKSLKPWQGVTIFNSLFHGWRPLLSLAIPSCLSICLEWWWYEIMLFLCGLLSNPQTSVSTMGILIQTLGFLYVFPFSLSASLTTRIGHSLGSGQASRAQGTAIIGILIAFLLGTSACIGLLLVRKDWGKLFTDEVQIIDMIRKVLPILGLCEISNWAQTVSCGILAGTARPYVGARINLCAFYLIGLPISTFATFVYNFELVGLWYGMLAAQVSCVCMMVYTLIQTDWGQQTRRALELSQKSAEQESVIDEESVLLDSL from the exons ATGTGCAATGGTGCTGAATCTCGAGGAAATATAAATGGTGAGGTTGTGACATCAAAGGTTGAGAATTACCATGAAGAGAGAATGCAAAATATAGAAGCTGATGAAAGAGAATGTAACTCATGTGATAGAGGCTTGAATATTCTTCAACGTATACATCATCATCTAAATTCTCTTCTTCCTACCATTTCACTATCTGAG GTGAAAGAAGAGTTGCAATCGCTTGCAAAGATTGCGTGTCCAATAACAATGACAAGCCTAATGATGTATTCACGATCAGCTATCTCAATGCTTTTTCTTGGTCGTCAAGGAAGAGCAGAGTTAGCTGGTGGTTGCCTAGCACTAGGTTTCGCCAACATAACCGCAAATTCAGTTCTCAAAGGCCTAACAATGGGAATGGATCCAATTTGTTGTCAAGCATATGGAGCTAAAAGATGGTCAGTTCTAAACCAAACATTTTTCAGAACAGTTTGTCTCCTCTTACTAGTTACAATCCCAATTTCACTTTTATGGCTAAACATGGAACCACTCCTTCATTTACTAGGTCAAGACCCTAGTGTCACAAAAGTTGCACAAATTTACATGCTCTACTCAATTCCTGAATTATTAGCTCAATCTTTTCTCAATCCATTAAGAACTTTCTTAAGAACTCAAGGCTTAACAACACCAGTTACTATGGCTGCATCAATGGGAGCACTATTGCACCTACCAATAAATTATTTCCTAGCTATACATTTAAAATTAGGTGTAAAGGGTATTGCATTAGCCACTGGAATGAATTCCATAAACATAACATTGGGCATGTTGGTTTATGTTGTTTTCTCAAAGAAATCACTTAAGCCATGGCAAGGTGTTACAATAtttaactcactttttcatggtTGGAGACCATTGCTAAGTCTTGCAATCCCTAGTTGTCTTTCTATTTGTTTAGAATGGTGGTGGTATGAGATAATGCTCTTTCTTTGTGGTTTATTAAGTAACCCTCAAACTTCGGTTTCAACGATGGGAATACTTATTCAAACACTTGGTTTTCTTTACGTGTTCCCATTTTCACTGAGTGCGTCTTTGACAACAAGAATCGGTCATTCATTAGGGTCAGGACAAGCCTCACGTGCACAAGGAACTGCTATAATTGGAATTTTGATAGCATTTTTACTTGGAACTTCGGCTTGTATTGGATTGCTtttagtgagaaaagattggggGAAATTATTTACCGATGAGGTACAAATTATTGATATGATAAGAAAAGTACTTCCGATTTTAGGGTTATGTGAAATTAGCAATTGGGCACAAACGGTATCATGTGGGATTTTAGCTGGAACTGCACGTCCTTACGTTGGTGCTAGAATAAATTTGTGCGCGTTTTATTTGATTGGGTTACCGATTTCGACCTTTGCTACATTTGTGTACAACTTTGAATTGGTAGGTTTGTGGTATGGAATGTTGGCAGCACAAGTCTCTTGTGTTTGTATGATGGTGTATACTTTGATTCAAACTGATTGGGGACAACAAACTAGAAGAGCATTGGAGTTATCTCAGAAATCAGCGGAGCAAGAAAGTGTCATTGATGAGGAAAGTGTGTTGCTCGATTCTCTTTAA
- the LOC123920802 gene encoding MACPF domain-containing protein CAD1-like, giving the protein MEEHVAALHTATNALQALGRGFDVNFDTRLLYCKGVSGSRVVEIDEQYQRDLFLYDDVVVTNVSRDIRSCHESMGRQSSGVCSFQEMVDYFNHKANISGRFPLGSFNSAFSFTGSKDVDAAATKTLSSDGFYIPLAKVRLQKSNLMLGENVKRAIPVNWDPPSLASFIENFGTHVITSITIGGKDVIYVKQHNTSPLSKLEIKNYIQDIGNQRFSDINSHTSSGQTKSKDKGVEPFSFNSQGIYPQPTTATYPTGKEDVTVIFRRRGGDDLEQNHSVWLQTVKSSPDIIEMTFSPITDLLDEIPAKEHLTRAIGLYLEYKPPIEELRYFLEFQIPRVWAPLHDRIAGQQRKEPVCPSLQFSIMGQKLYVSQEQITVGRRPVTGIRLCLEGSKQNRLSVHLQHLVSLPKILQPYWDSHVAIGAPKWQGPEEQDSRWFEPVKWKNFSHVSTAPIENPETFIGDFSGVYIVTGAQLGVWDFGSRNVLYMKLLYSRLPGCTIRRSLWDHIPNKSPKSTTAGNTSNADNTTNLSLKENNTTTNKLVKYVDLSEMSKGPEDPPGHWLVTGGKLGVEKGKIILRLKYSLLNY; this is encoded by the exons ATGGAGGAGCATGTAGCAGCTTTGCATACTGCTACTAACGCTTTGCAAGCATTAGGAAGGGGTTTTGATGTTAATTTTGATACTAGGTTACTTTATTGTAAAGGGGTTTCAGGTTCTAGGGTAGTTGAGATTGATGAACAGTATCAAAGGGATTTGTTTTTgtatgatgatgttgttgtaaCTAATGTTTCAAGGGATATTAGAAGCTGTCATGAATCTATGGGGCGTCAGAGTTCTGGAGTTTGCAGTTTTCAAGAG ATGGTTGATTATTTTAATCATAAGGCAAATATATCAGGGAGATTTCCTCTTGGGAGCTTCAACTCGGCATTTAGCTTTACTGGCTCAAAAGATGTTGATGCTGCAGCTACAAAAACCTTGTCTTCAGATGGGTTTTACATTCCCCTTGCAAAGGTTCGGCTTCAAAAATCGAACTTAATGTTGGGAGAAAATGTCAAAAGGGCTATCCCGGTCAATTGGGATCCACCATCTTTGGCGAG CTTCATTGAAAATTTTGGGACGCATGTCATTACATCGATAACTATCGGTGGTAAAGATGTTATTTACGTCAAGCAACACAATACTTCACCTTTGTCAAAGTTGGAGATAAAAAACTACATTCAAGATATTGGAAATCAGAGGTTTTCTGACATCAATAGCCACACAAGTTCAGGTCAAACAAAATCCAAGGATAAG GGTGTTGAACCATTTTCATTCAATAGTCAAGGGATTTACCCTCAACCAACAACAGCAACATATCCTACCGGGAAAGAA GATGTCACAGTAATTTTTAGAAGAAGAGGAGGGGATGATTTGGAACAAAACCACAGTGTATGGTTACAAACTGTCAAGTCTTCTCCAGATATCATAGAGATGACTTTCAGTCCTATAACAGATCTCCTTGACGAAATACCTGCTAAGGAGCATTTGACGCGTGCCATTGGTCTTTATCTTGAAT ATAAACCTCCAATTGAAGAACTTAGATACTTCCTAGAGTTTCAGATTCCTCGTGTTTGGGCTCCTTTACACGACAGGATTGCCGGTCAACAAAGGAAAGAACCTGTTTGTCCATCTTTGCAATTCAGCATAATGGGCCAAAAACTTTATGTCAGTCAAGAACAG ATTACAGTTGGACGTAGACCAGTAACTGGCATCCGTCTTTGTCTCGAAGGAAGCAAGCAGAATCGGCTGAGTGTTCATCTTCAACACTTGGTATCTCTTCCAAAGATCCTTCAGCCATATTGGGACAGCCATGTAGCTATTGGTGCTCCCAAGTGGCAGGGACCCGAGGAACAAGATAGCCGGTGGTTTGAGCCGGTTAAGTGGAAGAATTTTTCTCATGTCAGCACTGCGCCCATTGAGAATCCCGAAACCTTCATAGGAGACTTCTCTGGTGTCTACATAGTCACTGGAGCACAGCTTGGAGTATGGGATTTCGGATCACGGAATGTACTTTACATGAAGCTCTTGTATTCAAGGTTACCCGGTTGCACGATCCGAAGATCACTTTGGGATCACATACCAAACAAATCACCAAAATCTACTACGGCTGGCAACACATCGAACGCAGACAACACAACGAACCTCAGTTTGAAAGAAAACAACACCACAACAAACAAGTTAGTGAAGTATGTTGACTTGTCGGAAATGAGCAAAGGACCTGAAGATCCTCCTGGTCATTGGTTAGTTACCGGCGGAAAACTTGGCGTTGAAAAAGGGAAAATCATTTTGAGATTGAAATATTCGTTGCTTAATTACTGA